The genome window GCGGGCCGCTGCGATCCCAGGGATGGGTCGGGTCGAGGCGCGGCCGGCGCTGGCCATACACAAGGCAGGTCAGGCCGGCCTGCACCAGGCGCTCGGCCTCGCGCAGGAAGTCAGCCCCGCACAGCAGCGGCGCATGCTCGAAGAAGTCATCGTCTTCCCACGGGCTCTCGGCGCTGAACAGCTGCCACAGGTGCTTGAAGTGACGCGGATTGCCAAGCGGCCAGGGTGAGCCACTGCAATAGCGCACCGACGGCGGCTCGCCCGCGAGCTTGGCCAGGTTGGCGTGGGTCGGCCGCCTCATGCCTGCGGCCTCAGGCAGCGGACGTCGGAGCCGATCATGAACAGCGAGGCTTCGAACGCGTGCATGCGGTCGGCCAGACGGCCCTGCGCCGCGAACAGCGCCGGATGCCGTTCCAGCAGCGCGCGCATCAGCCAGCCCAGCCGCAGTTTGGCGCTGCTCCACTTGTGCGCGGTGGCGGCCTCGTGCCGCTGTTCGTAGGACATCAGGCCCGGGCCGCGCGCGTCGGGATAGGCATGCCGCACCGTACGTCCCGGTATGGTGGCCGGAAACGCGAGCGCGGCCGGCGGCTTGCGCGACCAATCGCCGCGCTCGCGGCGCCACATTTCCACCAGGGTGGCAAGCGCCGCGGCGACGCGCGAATCGTAGATCGGCAAGCCATCGTCGGCGGCCAGCGCATGGACCTTGGTGAGCATCGAATTCATTTTTCGTACCGGCTGCCAGCCGGGAAGAATACGGGCCGCGTCCAGGCGCAAGGCGCCGCTCGCGCCGCTCAGGCAGGCGCCGAGCGCCCCCTGCGCATGCAGGCCTTCGAGGAAGGGCCTGGCGCCCGCCGCGCCGTTGCGGTCGCCGCCCCAGCCGACGATCTGCAGGCAGATGCGCAGCACCGCATCCTGGTCGGCCGCCTCCAGCGCGCTTCTCAAGTCAAGACCGAGCTGCTTCAAAAAGGCTTTGGTGGATGCCCAGTCGCCGTCTCCGGTCTCGACGGTGCGCCAGGTGTAGCAGCCGAGCGCCGCCTCCAGGCCCGCCACCTCCCTGCGCAAGCCTCCCGGCACGTAACGCGAGGACGCGATGTCGAAACGGACCGGCAGTCCGTCGGCCCTGGCGCGCAGCCAGTCGATGAAGCCGGAGACCTCCGGGTCGGATACGAATGCGATGTGGTCCATGGTGGGCGCCGCTGCGGCGTCTGTGATTGTTATTGCATTATAGCAATGACACCTCGGGCAGCGATCGATCTGCCCTGCTTTCAGGACATCGTCGAGACGCTGGCCAGGGCCGCGTCGCGATCCTCCGGCGCCTGCTCTTGCGTGATCGCGACGTCGGCCAGGCGCAGCACGACCTCGGTGCCGCGCCCCGGCCGGTTGCGGATCGCCAGCCGCGCGCCGATCTTGTCGGCCCGCTCGCGCATGCCGACCAGGCCCCAGTGGCCGGGACGGCCGCTCGCCTGCACCTGCGGGTCGAGCCCGATACCGTCGTCGCGCACCGCCAGCAGCATCTCGCCCCCTTCGCAGCGCAGGTCGATCTCGATCAGGCTGGCGCGCGCGTGGCGCACCGCATTGGCGATCGCCTCGCGCGCGATGTGGAAGACCTCCAGATGCAGGGCGCAGGGCAGCTGCACGCAGGCGCCTTCGGTGCGCACCGCCACCCGCACGCCGCTGCCCTCCCTGAGCATGTCCGCGGCCTCCGCCAGCGCCTGGGCCAGGGAGGGGACGGCCTCGTCCAGGCGCAGGTCCATCACCTGGTCACGGCCCTCGGCGATGACCTTGTCGGCCAGGTCGAGCGCGCTATCCAGTTCGCGCCGCATGGGACTGCCCGCTTCCATGCGCAGGGCCAGCGACTGCAGGCGCAGCACCAGGCCCTGCAGGCTTTGCAGGAAGGTGTCGTGCAGGGTGCGCGCGATGCGCTCGCGCTCGTGCAGGCGCTCGCGCAGACGGGCCTGGAACTGGCGTTGCACCTGGCGCATGCGCAGCCAGTACAGCAGCCAGGCCGCCAGCGCGACCGCGCTCGCGCACAGGAGCGCGAACCAGGCGGTCTGCCAGAAGTGCGGACGGATCGAGAACTCGGGCGTGGACGCGACGGCGCTGGCCACGCCGTCCTCGTTGACGGCGCCGACCTCGAAGCGGTAGTTGCCGGGCCCGAGGTTGGTGTAATAGGCGCTGCGGCGTGTGCCGACTTCCTGCCAGTCATGGTCCAGGCCCACCAGGCGGTAGCGGAAGCGCACGCGCTCCGGCATCGTGTAGCTGAGCGCGGTGTAGTCGAACTGCAGTTGCTCGGTGCCGGACGGGAAAGCGGCGAGTTCGTCCGGCCGGTAGGACACGCCGTCCGCTTGCAGGGCCAGCACTTCCACCGCCGGCGCTTCCGGGTTGCGCCACAACTGGCCCCGATCGAACCAGGCCAGGCCCTCGGTGGTCACGATCCAGACCTTGCCGTCGCGCGCGACCAGGGCGGTGCGTCCGCGCGAGACGGTCTCGGCGCTGCCCGGGTAGCCGTCCAGTCCGTTCCACACGGTAGTGCGCAAAGGCAGCCTCGCGTCGCGCATCGACCTGCGCCAGTCCTCGGCGCGCACGTGCACCAGCCCGCGCACGGTGTTGAGCCAGCGGTCGCCATCGAGGGTGACCGCCAGGCCGGACACGCCCGCCAGCAGCTCCGGCCGGTCGGCCAGCAGCGGATGAAAACGATTCCCGCGCAGCACCGCCGCGCCGAAGTCGCCGGCGATCACCAGCTCATGCTGCATGTCGATGAAACGCACCGGCCCGACATTGATGCCCTGCTCCTCGCCAAAGGCATGCCAGCGGCCGTCCTCGGCGCGCATCAGCAGGCGGTTGTTGCGCAGGCCGAACCACATCCGTCCGCGCGCGTCGCGCCCATAGGAAGTCGGGCCCTTGATCTGCGGGTGCGCCGCGGGCGGATGCCAGACCCCGTCCTGCCAGCGGAACAGGCCGCGGCCGGCGATCGCGACCCACAACGCGTCGCCGTCGTCCGCCACCATCACCACGAAATTGCGGGTTGGGTCCTTCGGCCCGCGCGCAGGCAAGGAATAGGTCGCCAGCACGCGCTCGCCGCGCCGCCGCTCGATGCGCTCGCCGCCGCCGAGCAGCACGCTGCCATCCTTGCCGACGGCGACCAGGTAGACTTTCTGATCGCTTTCCTGCGCCACCGGCACGCCGTCCCTTACCTGCCACAGCCTGCCCAGGTCGTCCATGCCGGTGGTGGCCGCCCACAGCACGCCGTCGCCGTCCTCGACCAGGTAGGCGTTCTCGGTCTGCTCGTCGAAGGGCACGTGGCGCAGCTTGTTTGGCCGCAGGCGCTCGACGCCGGCGATGGTGCCCACCCACAGGTTGCCCTCGCGGTCCTCCATCATCGAATGGACGTTCAGGCTGCTCATCTGCCAGGGCTGATCGAAGCGCTCCTCGCCTTTGCCAATCAAAATGCGCTCGCGCTCGCGCCGCCAGGTGGCGGGCAGGATGCGGCACAGCCCGACAGGGCAATTGCCGTTCCAAAAATTGCCATCGCGGTCGAACAGGCTCTGGAAGCTGCTCGAGCGCAGGCGCGACTCGGGACGCGGACGCCAGCCGCCGGGCGGCGCCGGCAAGACCTGCATCGCGTTGCCGGCCAGCGCCCAGATGCGCCCGTCGGGCGAAGCCAACAGCATCGGATAGCGCGTGGTCGCCATCACCGGCGCGAAACGGCGCTGCGCGCGGTCGAGCAGGAAGATCTGCTTGCCGTCGGAGGCCCACAGCCTTCCGTAGTGGTCGTGGTAGACGTATTCGGCGTAGTTGCCGGGGAAGCCCCAGTCCGCGCCGACGCGCTCCAGGCGGCCGTCGCGGTAGCGGAACAGGCCGCTGGACGAGGCGACCCACAGGCTGTCCTCGGCGTCGAAGGCCAGGGCGAAGGTCGCGCCGATCGGCTCGCCCGGCTTCGCCGAGACGTGCTCGAGCCTGCCGTCGCGCACCACCGACAGGCCGCCCAGGGTGTAGCCGATCCACAGTTCGCCATTGGGTCGCGGCAGCAGGACCGTGATGCTGGCGCCGAGCAGGCGCCCGCCGTCACGCGGCGCGAAAGGCGTGAACTTCACGCCGTCGAAACGGTACAGGCCCGAGGTCGTGCCCAGCCACAGCCAGCCGTCGGCGGTCTGGGCCATCGCTTCGATCTCACGCGGCGCCCCTTCCTTTTCGCGCCAGATGTCGTGATAGAGCGCGTCCAGGCGCATGGACGGGTCCAGCGCCAGCACGGGCTTCGCCCAGCCCAGCAGGCAGGCGAACAAGGCGAGAATGAATTTCAGACGGCGCAAAACGGTCAGGGCAAATGAAATACGGCCAACAGCATCTTTAACAAAAAGATATTGTAGAGCGTTTAGCGCCAGCCGCAAGGCCCCTGTCTCATTTCAGCTTGCAGGTCAGCACCCAGTAAAACTCCCAGCGCGCGATCTTGAGGTCCTTGCCGACCGCGCCCACCCGCTTGCGCAGCGCGCTGTCGGTCGGGTAGCTCTTGGCCAGTTCGTGGCGCGAACCGTCCTCGTCGGTGACGATGTGGAAGGTGTTGCCCTGGGCGTCGGTGCGCGCGATGGTCGGGCTCTCGTCCTCGATGTATTCGTCGTCGACCAGCACCAGCAGCACGTCCTTGCCCAGGCGTTTTTTCAGCTGGGCGAGGAAAAGGTCCTGCTCGTCGCGCGTGAAATGCGACCACAGGCCGGCCATGAACACCGCCGTGAAGCCGCTCAGGTCGGCCGGCAGGTCGAGGGCGTCGACCCGGCGCCAGCTCACGTTGGCCAGGCCCTCGCCCAGTTCGCGCGCCACGTCCAGCATTTCCTCGTTGACGTCGGTGGCCAGCACCGATTCCGCGCCCTGGGCGATCATCTCGGTCCAGGCCCCGGTGCCGCAGCCCAGTTCCAGCACCCGGTGGCCCTTGAGCAGGGTGGCCAGCTGTTCGCCGGCCTCCTGCAGGTCTTCCTGGCGTTCCTCGGATTGTTCGACCAGGCTGTCGTAGCGCTCGGCGTTGCGTGCGTAATAGGCGGCGACCGCGTCCTTGTTCATCGTGCTTCCTTGTTGCATGGGTTGATACTCAGATTTCGTAGTTGTCGCCGCCGCGCATGGCGGCTTCGACCATCTTGCGGTTCAGCGTGGGCGCCAGCAGCTCGATGAAAGTATAGATATAGCTGCGCAGGTAGGCGCCCTGCTTGATCGCCACGCGCGAGGTGTTCATGCCGAACAGGTGGCCGACCGGCAGCGCGCGCAGGTTGCGGTCGCGCTCGGGGTCGAAGGCGATGCTGGCGATGATGCCCACCCCCATGCCCAGCTCCACATAGGTCTTGATTACGTCGGCGTCGATGGCCTCCAGCAGCACGTCGGGCTTGAGGTTGCGCAGGGCGAAGGCGTGGTCGATCTTGCTGCGCCCGGCGAAGGCGGCGTCGTAGGTGATCACCGGGTAGCTGGCGATCTCTTCCAGCGAGACGGCGCGCGACTTGAACAGCGGGTGCTCGGGCGGGGCCACCACCACGTGCTCCCACTGGTAGGCCGGCAGGGTCACCAGGCCGTCGACCGCCGTGATCGATTCGGTGGCGATGGCCAGGTCGGCCTGGTCGTTCTTGATCATGTCGGCGATCTGGCGCGGATTGCCCTGCAAGAGGGACAGACGCACCTTGGGGAATTTCTGCATGAAGCCCTGCACCACCTTGGGCAGCACGTAGCGCGCCTGGGTATGGGTGGTGGCGATGGTGAAGCTGCCGCTGTCGTGGGCCGCGTATTCCTTGCCGATGCGCTTGAGGCTGTCGATCTCCTGCATGATCAGCTCGACCGACTGCAGCACCAGGCGCCCGGGCTCGGTCAGGCCGCGGATGCGCTTGCCGTGGCGGGTGAAGATGTCGACCCCGAGCTCTTCCTCCAGCTCGATGATCGCCTTCGACACCCCCGGCTGGGAAGTGAACAAGGCCTTGGCGGCATCGGTCAGGTTGTAATTCTGGCGGACGGCCTCGCGCACGAAGCGCAGTTGATGAAGATTCATTCGGCGTGATTTGTCAGTTTGGCAGCAGACGCTATTTTAAGATGCTTATTCGGGTTGCGCATATAAGCAAATAAATTCTTCGTAGTTTGGAATATAGCGACGGGTCCGTATTATCGAGAATACTTTAATGGGTGGACAACACATCCATTCTTTCTGGACGAGAACATGTACCGCTACGACCACTACGACCACCTCATCGTGCGCGAACGGATTGCGCAATACCGCGACCAGGTTCAGCGCCGCCTCAACGGTGAGTTGACGGAAGAAGAATTCCTCCCGCTGCGTCTCCAGAACGGCCTGTACATGCAGCGCCATGCCTACATGCTGCGCATCGCCGTGCCCTACGGCCTGCTGTCCTCGCAGCAGGTGCGCATGTTCGCGCACATCGCGCGCAAGTACGACCGCGGCTACGGCCACTTCACCACCCGCCAGAACATCCAGTTCAACTGGATCGAGCTGGAACAGACCCCGGACATCCTGACCGACCTGGCCTCGGTCGAGATGCACGCGATCCAAACCTCGGGCAATTGCATCCGCAACATCACGACCGACGAATACGCCGGCGTCGCGGCCGACGAGCTGATCGACCCGCGCCCCTTCGCCGAGATCCTGCGCCAGTGGAGCACCTTCCACCCCGAGTTCATCGCCCTGCCGCGCAAGTTCAAGGTCGCCATCAACGGCTCGCTCGAAGACCGCGCCGCCGTGGCCGTGCACGACATCGGCCTGACCATGGTGCGCAACGAGGCCGGCGAAGTCGGCTTCAAGTTCATGGCTGGCGGCGGCCTCGGCCGTACGCCCATCATCGGCAGCGTGATCCGCGAATTCCTGCCCTGGAAGCACCTGCTCACCTATACCGAAGCCGTGATGCGCGTGTATAACCAGTTCGGCCGCCGCGACAACAAGTACAAGGCCCGCATCAAGATCCTGCTCAAGGCCCTGGGCGTGGAGGAATTCACCCGCCTGGTCGAAGCCGAATGGGCAGACCTGAAGGATGGTCCGGAGACCATCACCGAAGAAGAATTCCAGCGCGTCGCCAAGTGGTTCCAGCCGCACGACTACGCCCGCCTGGACGACAGCGACGTGCTGGCCGCCCACCCGGACAACCGCGCCTTCGCCAACTGGGTCAACCGCAACGTCAAGCCGCACAAGGTGCCGGGCTATGCCGCCGTGGTGCTCTCGCTCAAGAAGACCGGCGTGCCGCCGGGCGACGCCACCGCCGAGCAGCTCGACTTCGTGGCCGAACTGGCCGACCGCTACAGCTTTGGCGAAGTACGCGTCACCCACGAGCAGAACCTGGTGCTGGCAGACGTCGAGCAGAGCAAGCTGTTCGAGCTGTGGCAGCAGGTCAAGGCCAAGGGCCTGGCGACGCCGAACATCGGCCTGCTGACCGACATCATCGCCTGCCCCGGCGGCGACTACTGCTCGCTGGCCAACGCCAAGTCGATCCCGATCGCGGCCGCCATCGCCGAACGCTTCGACTCCCTCGACTTCCAGCACGACATCGGCGACATCGAACTGAACATCTCGGGCTGCATCAACGCCTGCGGCCACCACCACGTCGGCAACATCGGCGTGCTGGGCGTGGACAAGGACGGCAGCGAGTGGTACCAGGTGTCGATCGGCGGCGCCCAGGGCAACGAGACCGCGATCGGCAAGATCATCGGGCCTTCGTTCTCCGCTGGCCAGATGCCGGAAGTGATCGGCCGCCTGCTCGAAGTCTATGTGCGCGAGCGCATCGAAGGCGAGCGCTTCGTCGACACCGTCGGCCGCATCGGCATCACGCCGTTCAAGGAACACGTTTATGCCACCCCGATCAAGGGCGGCGCACTGGTTGGGGAAGACGAATATGCCTAATTTCGAACTGCAGGCGCACAAACAGATCATCAAGGGCCGCGAGATCGTCGACGACGACTGGAGCGTGCTGCGCCTGGGCGAGGACGCGGCGCCCGAGACCGTCGAGGTCCCGGCCGGCAAGATCATCGTCCCCCTGGCCGTGTGGAAGGCCCAGCGCAATGCATTGGCCGACCGCCCCGCGCTGGGTGTGTGGTTCGCCCCCGACCAGCTCGCTGCAGAGATCAAGGACGACCTGCACCGCTTCGCCGTGATCGCGGTCGACTTCCCGAAATTCTCCGACGGCCGCGGCTATTCGATCGCCTTCAACCTGCGCCGCCGCCTCGGCTACGCGGGCGAGCTGCGCGCGATCGGCGACGTGCTGCGCGACCAGCTGTTCCAGATGCACCGCTGCGGCTTCGACGCCTACGCGACCCGCCAGGACCGCAGCATCGTTGATGCGCTCAAGGGCCTGTCGGTGTTCTCGGAAACCTACCAGGCCTCGGTCGACCAGCCCGTGCCCCTGTTCCGCCGCGCCCAGCGCGACCTGGCGCCCGAGCATCGCGACGTCGGCGCCGGCATCTAGGAGTCCAGCATGAGCGACCTGCACCATCGCGTGGAAGAAACCACCGCGATCCTGGAGCGTATTTCCCGCGATTTCACGCCCGCCGTGTTCGCGTCCAGCCTGGCGGCCGAAGACATGGTCTTGACCGACCTGATCCTCAAGAACAAGCTGCCGATCGGCATCTTCTCGCTCGAGACCGGCCGCCTGCACGCCGAGACCCTGGCCATGCTCGACAAGGTCAAGGAAAATTATGGCTACGAGATCGCGTTGTTCCGTCCGCAGCCCGAGGCGGTCGAGGCCTATGTGGCCCAGAACGGCCTGAACGCCTTCTACGACAGCGTCGAGATGCGCAAGGAATGCTGCCGCGTGCGCAAGGTCGAGCCGCTTGGACGGGCGCTCAGCGGCAAGCGCGCCTGGATCACCGGCCAGCGCCGCGCCCAGTCGAGCACCCGCGCCGAACTGGCGGTGCAGGAAGATGACGCCGCCCACGGCATGCAGAAGTTCAACCCGCTGGCCGACTGGTCGGAGCAGGACGTCTGGGACTACCTGCGCGCCAACGCGGTGCCC of Massilia sp. KIM contains these proteins:
- a CDS encoding sensor histidine kinase; protein product: MRRLKFILALFACLLGWAKPVLALDPSMRLDALYHDIWREKEGAPREIEAMAQTADGWLWLGTTSGLYRFDGVKFTPFAPRDGGRLLGASITVLLPRPNGELWIGYTLGGLSVVRDGRLEHVSAKPGEPIGATFALAFDAEDSLWVASSSGLFRYRDGRLERVGADWGFPGNYAEYVYHDHYGRLWASDGKQIFLLDRAQRRFAPVMATTRYPMLLASPDGRIWALAGNAMQVLPAPPGGWRPRPESRLRSSSFQSLFDRDGNFWNGNCPVGLCRILPATWRRERERILIGKGEERFDQPWQMSSLNVHSMMEDREGNLWVGTIAGVERLRPNKLRHVPFDEQTENAYLVEDGDGVLWAATTGMDDLGRLWQVRDGVPVAQESDQKVYLVAVGKDGSVLLGGGERIERRRGERVLATYSLPARGPKDPTRNFVVMVADDGDALWVAIAGRGLFRWQDGVWHPPAAHPQIKGPTSYGRDARGRMWFGLRNNRLLMRAEDGRWHAFGEEQGINVGPVRFIDMQHELVIAGDFGAAVLRGNRFHPLLADRPELLAGVSGLAVTLDGDRWLNTVRGLVHVRAEDWRRSMRDARLPLRTTVWNGLDGYPGSAETVSRGRTALVARDGKVWIVTTEGLAWFDRGQLWRNPEAPAVEVLALQADGVSYRPDELAAFPSGTEQLQFDYTALSYTMPERVRFRYRLVGLDHDWQEVGTRRSAYYTNLGPGNYRFEVGAVNEDGVASAVASTPEFSIRPHFWQTAWFALLCASAVALAAWLLYWLRMRQVQRQFQARLRERLHERERIARTLHDTFLQSLQGLVLRLQSLALRMEAGSPMRRELDSALDLADKVIAEGRDQVMDLRLDEAVPSLAQALAEAADMLREGSGVRVAVRTEGACVQLPCALHLEVFHIAREAIANAVRHARASLIEIDLRCEGGEMLLAVRDDGIGLDPQVQASGRPGHWGLVGMRERADKIGARLAIRNRPGRGTEVVLRLADVAITQEQAPEDRDAALASVSTMS
- a CDS encoding class I SAM-dependent methyltransferase — its product is MNKDAVAAYYARNAERYDSLVEQSEERQEDLQEAGEQLATLLKGHRVLELGCGTGAWTEMIAQGAESVLATDVNEEMLDVARELGEGLANVSWRRVDALDLPADLSGFTAVFMAGLWSHFTRDEQDLFLAQLKKRLGKDVLLVLVDDEYIEDESPTIARTDAQGNTFHIVTDEDGSRHELAKSYPTDSALRKRVGAVGKDLKIARWEFYWVLTCKLK
- a CDS encoding CysB family HTH-type transcriptional regulator; the encoded protein is MNLHQLRFVREAVRQNYNLTDAAKALFTSQPGVSKAIIELEEELGVDIFTRHGKRIRGLTEPGRLVLQSVELIMQEIDSLKRIGKEYAAHDSGSFTIATTHTQARYVLPKVVQGFMQKFPKVRLSLLQGNPRQIADMIKNDQADLAIATESITAVDGLVTLPAYQWEHVVVAPPEHPLFKSRAVSLEEIASYPVITYDAAFAGRSKIDHAFALRNLKPDVLLEAIDADVIKTYVELGMGVGIIASIAFDPERDRNLRALPVGHLFGMNTSRVAIKQGAYLRSYIYTFIELLAPTLNRKMVEAAMRGGDNYEI
- a CDS encoding nitrite/sulfite reductase, with the translated sequence MYRYDHYDHLIVRERIAQYRDQVQRRLNGELTEEEFLPLRLQNGLYMQRHAYMLRIAVPYGLLSSQQVRMFAHIARKYDRGYGHFTTRQNIQFNWIELEQTPDILTDLASVEMHAIQTSGNCIRNITTDEYAGVAADELIDPRPFAEILRQWSTFHPEFIALPRKFKVAINGSLEDRAAVAVHDIGLTMVRNEAGEVGFKFMAGGGLGRTPIIGSVIREFLPWKHLLTYTEAVMRVYNQFGRRDNKYKARIKILLKALGVEEFTRLVEAEWADLKDGPETITEEEFQRVAKWFQPHDYARLDDSDVLAAHPDNRAFANWVNRNVKPHKVPGYAAVVLSLKKTGVPPGDATAEQLDFVAELADRYSFGEVRVTHEQNLVLADVEQSKLFELWQQVKAKGLATPNIGLLTDIIACPGGDYCSLANAKSIPIAAAIAERFDSLDFQHDIGDIELNISGCINACGHHHVGNIGVLGVDKDGSEWYQVSIGGAQGNETAIGKIIGPSFSAGQMPEVIGRLLEVYVRERIEGERFVDTVGRIGITPFKEHVYATPIKGGALVGEDEYA
- a CDS encoding DUF934 domain-containing protein, which translates into the protein MPNFELQAHKQIIKGREIVDDDWSVLRLGEDAAPETVEVPAGKIIVPLAVWKAQRNALADRPALGVWFAPDQLAAEIKDDLHRFAVIAVDFPKFSDGRGYSIAFNLRRRLGYAGELRAIGDVLRDQLFQMHRCGFDAYATRQDRSIVDALKGLSVFSETYQASVDQPVPLFRRAQRDLAPEHRDVGAGI
- a CDS encoding phosphoadenylyl-sulfate reductase — its product is MSDLHHRVEETTAILERISRDFTPAVFASSLAAEDMVLTDLILKNKLPIGIFSLETGRLHAETLAMLDKVKENYGYEIALFRPQPEAVEAYVAQNGLNAFYDSVEMRKECCRVRKVEPLGRALSGKRAWITGQRRAQSSTRAELAVQEDDAAHGMQKFNPLADWSEQDVWDYLRANAVPYNALHDRGYPSIGCEPCTRAIQPGEDVRAGRWWWENPESKECGLHVVDGKLIRIKSVAA